A part of Ammospiza nelsoni isolate bAmmNel1 chromosome 9, bAmmNel1.pri, whole genome shotgun sequence genomic DNA contains:
- the RGS1 gene encoding regulator of G-protein signaling 1, which translates to MLEPRKMPGFFFSHDNMTELNGKEDCKLAKGKVHKKKQKAFGADLKSYLKCMVPHIESGIKTSSSRNVVLSAEEVIQWSQSLEKLLASQSGQGVFREFLKSEFSEENIEFWLACEDYKKTKSDHLHGKAERIYEEFVQSDAVKQINIDYQMREATAKKAQDPTHTSFDEAQKTVYILMERDSYPRFLKSKSYLNLLNQLQTNTSK; encoded by the exons ATGTTAGAGCCAAGGAAAATGCCTGGATTCTTTTTCTCCCATGACAACATGACTGaattaaatggaaaagaagATTGCAAGCTTGCAAAAGGCAAAGTCcataaaaagaagcaaaaggcTTT TGGTGCAGATCTCAAAAGTTATTTGAAGTGCATGGTGCCACATATTGAATCTGGGATCAAGACTTCCAGCTCTAGAAATGTCGT GCTTTCTGCAGAGGAAGTTATTCAGTGGTCACAGTCTTTGGAAAAGCTCTTGGCCAGCCAAA GTGGCCAAGGTGTCTTTCGGGAGTTCCTGAAGTCAGAGTTCAGCGAGGAAAACATCGAGTTCTGGTTGGCTTGTGAGGATTACAAGAAAACCAAGTCTGATCACTTACATGGCAAAGCAGAAAGGATTTACGAGGAGTTTGTTCAGTCAGATGCCGTTAAGCAG ATCAATATTGACTATCAGATGAGGGAAGCAACAGCCAAAAAGGCTCAAGACCCAACTCACACAAGTTTTGATGAAGCCCAGAAAACAGTGTATATCCTTATGGAAAGAGATTCGTACCCCAggtttttaaaatccaaatcCTACCTGAACCTTTTGAACCAGCTGCAAACCAACACTTCAAAATAA